Proteins encoded together in one bacterium window:
- a CDS encoding beta-galactosidase has translation MRASRCLLALLVLTVWGGAAVADDVLADWTATAVESFDREPFTVTGPPDAAVRRDFTRFRLARCADARVSGTSARWQLQPHEGVTEAALRVNTTAPADGFAVWIKNPLEHAVQLSLRLTDDAGRTFTTQPRGLGLQKNWFRYVFGLDEFLAADPPPQLPYRTVELVLSALPPAAETTLYLDELCALQAPPPHLTVTDLSAPAEVTAGHIATIRAGVEATPPLLRPVSLSVSLSRSGMPVATRQLTLAPRQSRLEMALAVPRHIAGGPYQLKLAAPGHDLSGEVARTLTVQAGPAPTAIEVRPAAQGGCFVVDGVGLPVLGGWWRAETLPQQTAWLMLNVTSDFDYTGHSAPVWLGPDKFDYSQVHARLAAALGANPDAYLIPIIAISSPPWWDAQHPGELMVFGDGKPRLPASVQAAKHTFASWASAAWRRDAGAALTRLIQHLENSPWGPAIIGYQLASGEDGRWAYPGASDGAFADYSAPQQEAFRAWLKAKYGDVAVLRMAWGQPRSPLGSAEALKELQPIMGWSQVRVPSQARRSRSPSGVLLDPSGVQDVVDYQIFCSDQVVDTIRALATVAREATGRKKLVGVAYGHPFDLAATRCGLQNGGHLALSPVCSAEELDFIASPGTFGESANPPLATTVAASIAQHGKLWVAQGDAGRSEAAVTNAAMWGGVAAVEAPPQAAWVQRLAALPPTMPRSGPAEIAVVVDDISAAYTACGSELTKPLLSDQRLGLALMGAPYDVWTLDDVLNGLAVGYRMYVFLDAFYLDGEARKQLLSALSAQKCTAVWVYAPGALDTGMNSRTIKELTGLTLARPLRPIEGAVKADEADGPAPRTDRGPLQVKLAGPDRVIYGSTLPVSPRFACVDDQADIRGTLVGTDYGGLAVLERSGVKSVWSAAPHLPASLLRSIALDADVHLFSEGATGVYANRNLLAIRAAADGEQHVRLPRPADVFDLATGRPVGATASTDFAVRMKAGEIRFYYWGAAPLAAP, from the coding sequence ATGAGGGCCTCGCGCTGCCTGCTCGCGTTGCTGGTGCTCACCGTCTGGGGCGGCGCGGCGGTGGCCGATGACGTGCTGGCCGACTGGACGGCCACGGCGGTCGAGTCCTTCGACCGCGAGCCATTCACCGTGACCGGGCCCCCCGACGCTGCCGTGCGCCGCGACTTCACCCGCTTCCGTCTCGCCCGCTGCGCCGATGCCCGTGTATCCGGGACTTCGGCGCGCTGGCAACTGCAGCCCCACGAGGGTGTGACCGAGGCGGCTCTACGGGTGAACACCACGGCGCCGGCCGACGGCTTCGCAGTGTGGATCAAGAATCCGCTCGAGCACGCGGTGCAGTTGTCGCTGCGGCTCACCGACGACGCGGGCCGCACCTTCACGACCCAGCCGCGAGGCCTGGGCTTGCAGAAGAACTGGTTCCGCTATGTCTTCGGCCTCGACGAGTTCCTCGCGGCCGACCCGCCCCCACAGTTGCCGTACCGCACCGTGGAGCTGGTGCTGTCCGCTCTGCCCCCGGCCGCTGAGACCACCCTCTATCTCGACGAACTGTGCGCCCTGCAGGCGCCGCCGCCCCACCTGACGGTGACGGACCTGAGCGCCCCCGCAGAGGTGACCGCGGGACACATCGCCACGATCAGGGCCGGGGTCGAGGCAACGCCGCCGCTGCTGCGGCCTGTCAGCCTCTCGGTGTCGCTGTCCCGCAGCGGCATGCCGGTGGCCACCAGGCAGCTCACGCTTGCGCCCCGCCAGTCGCGGCTGGAGATGGCTTTGGCGGTGCCGCGCCATATCGCGGGGGGGCCGTATCAACTGAAGCTCGCGGCGCCGGGGCACGACCTGTCGGGCGAGGTGGCGCGCACCCTCACAGTCCAGGCCGGTCCTGCGCCCACGGCGATCGAGGTGCGCCCCGCCGCGCAGGGGGGCTGCTTTGTGGTGGATGGCGTGGGGCTCCCCGTCCTGGGCGGGTGGTGGCGCGCCGAGACGCTACCCCAGCAGACGGCGTGGCTAATGCTCAACGTAACGAGTGACTTCGACTACACCGGGCACTCCGCCCCCGTCTGGTTGGGGCCGGACAAGTTCGACTACTCTCAGGTGCATGCCCGGCTGGCCGCGGCCCTGGGCGCCAACCCCGACGCCTACCTTATCCCGATCATCGCGATCTCCTCGCCGCCATGGTGGGATGCCCAACACCCCGGCGAGCTGATGGTGTTCGGCGACGGTAAGCCGCGCCTGCCGGCGTCCGTGCAGGCGGCCAAGCACACCTTCGCTTCGTGGGCCTCGGCAGCGTGGCGACGGGACGCCGGGGCGGCGCTCACGCGGCTGATCCAGCACCTGGAGAACAGCCCGTGGGGACCCGCCATCATCGGTTACCAGCTCGCCTCGGGCGAGGATGGGCGCTGGGCCTATCCTGGCGCCTCCGACGGCGCGTTCGCGGACTACAGCGCCCCCCAGCAGGAGGCCTTCCGGGCGTGGCTGAAGGCCAAGTACGGGGACGTGGCCGTTCTGCGCATGGCCTGGGGCCAGCCGCGGTCGCCGCTGGGTTCGGCCGAGGCGCTCAAGGAGCTCCAGCCGATCATGGGGTGGAGCCAGGTGCGCGTGCCGTCACAGGCGCGACGGTCGCGCTCCCCCAGCGGCGTGCTGCTCGACCCCAGCGGGGTCCAGGACGTCGTGGACTACCAGATCTTCTGCTCCGACCAGGTGGTGGACACCATCCGCGCCCTGGCGACGGTGGCGCGGGAGGCGACCGGGCGCAAGAAGCTCGTCGGCGTGGCCTACGGACACCCCTTTGATCTGGCGGCCACGCGGTGTGGCCTGCAGAATGGCGGCCACCTGGCGCTGTCGCCGGTCTGTTCGGCTGAGGAGCTGGACTTCATCGCCTCCCCCGGCACCTTCGGCGAGAGCGCCAATCCCCCCTTGGCCACGACAGTGGCCGCCTCCATCGCCCAGCACGGCAAGCTGTGGGTGGCACAGGGCGATGCGGGACGGAGCGAGGCAGCCGTGACCAACGCCGCCATGTGGGGAGGAGTCGCCGCGGTGGAGGCCCCGCCACAGGCCGCGTGGGTGCAGCGTCTGGCCGCACTGCCGCCGACCATGCCGCGTTCGGGCCCCGCTGAGATCGCGGTGGTCGTGGACGATATCAGCGCCGCCTACACGGCCTGCGGCTCGGAGTTGACGAAGCCGCTGCTGTCCGACCAACGCCTCGGTCTGGCCCTGATGGGCGCGCCCTACGATGTCTGGACCCTCGATGATGTGCTGAACGGGCTGGCCGTCGGCTATCGCATGTATGTCTTCCTCGACGCCTTCTATCTGGACGGCGAGGCGCGCAAGCAACTCCTGAGCGCGCTGTCGGCGCAGAAGTGCACGGCCGTCTGGGTGTATGCGCCGGGCGCCCTGGACACGGGGATGAACTCCCGCACGATCAAGGAGTTGACCGGCTTGACGCTGGCGCGCCCCCTGCGCCCGATCGAGGGGGCCGTCAAGGCTGACGAGGCCGACGGGCCGGCGCCTCGGACCGACCGCGGCCCGCTACAGGTGAAGCTGGCCGGTCCGGACCGCGTCATCTACGGCAGCACGCTGCCGGTGAGCCCTCGCTTCGCCTGCGTGGATGACCAGGCGGACATACGGGGCACGCTGGTGGGCACGGACTATGGCGGCCTGGCGGTGCTGGAGCGCAGCGGGGTGAAGTCGGTGTGGTCGGCGGCGCCGCATCTGCCGGCGTCGCTGCTGCGCAGCATCGCGCTCGACGCGGACGTGCACCTGTTCAGCGAGGGCGCCACCGGCGTGTACGCCAACCGCAACTTGCTCGCCATCCGGGCGGCCGCCGACGGCGAGCAGCATGTGCGCCTGCCGCGGCCGGCTGACGTGTTCGACCTGGCGACCGGCCGGCCCGTAGGCGCTACCGCCTCAACCGACTTTGCGGTGCGCATGAAGGCCGGAGAGATCAGATTCTACTACTGGGGGGCTGCGCCGCTGGCAGCGCCGTAA
- a CDS encoding type II secretion system protein GspG yields the protein MRHSTRRGMSPTELLIALVVVVALAFGFVQWVNVKAEGDKRKLTIKRMLLVETAMQKYCADCAGAFPTERQGLIALYQKPTQPPIPKGWAGPYVSDARVVDDAWGRRLKYVCPGQPYPGSDVARPYDLASYGRDGCEGGKGLDRDINNWDRKTMTP from the coding sequence ATGAGACACAGCACGCGACGCGGCATGTCCCCGACGGAACTGCTCATCGCCCTGGTGGTTGTAGTCGCCCTAGCCTTCGGGTTCGTACAGTGGGTCAACGTCAAGGCGGAGGGTGACAAGCGCAAGCTGACCATCAAGCGGATGCTGCTGGTCGAGACGGCCATGCAGAAGTACTGCGCGGACTGCGCGGGTGCCTTCCCGACCGAGCGACAGGGCCTGATCGCCCTGTACCAGAAGCCGACTCAGCCCCCCATACCCAAGGGCTGGGCAGGCCCCTACGTATCGGACGCGCGGGTGGTGGACGACGCGTGGGGACGACGGCTGAAGTATGTCTGTCCCGGGCAACCCTATCCGGGCAGCGACGTGGCGCGGCCCTATGACCTGGCCAGCTACGGCCGTGATGGGTGCGAGGGGGGCAAGGGCCTCGACCGCGACATCAACAACTGGGATCGGAAGACGATGACACCATGA
- the carA gene encoding glutamine-hydrolyzing carbamoyl-phosphate synthase small subunit — protein MSVFKQHKPAILGLEDGTVFVGESFGAEGERHGELVFNTGMTGYQEVLTDPSYRGQIVTMTYTQQGNYGLNTEDDESWRPWVEGFVVREACRFPSNFRAKISLPDYLARHGIPGIAGVDTRRLTKHLRTHGAKMAVISTVDLDPDSVVEKARTAPRLEEVDFVVDVSCKRPRRWAEDGYIDEDFTPDKLPPDREPRPKPRTVVRDGMPLYAPRIFRVVCMDWGIKQNILRHLYNRGCDLIVVPAQTTAEQVLEYRPDGVLLSNGPGDPELLDYAIKTAQGLIGQVPVFGVCLGQQIIGWAMGGRTYKLKFGHRGVNHPVKNLLTGEVEITTQNHGFCVDFDTLQGSGMEMTHVNLNDMTCEGLRHKELPLFCVQYHPEAGPGPHDASYLFDNFVRMMSGEWPL, from the coding sequence ATGAGCGTGTTCAAGCAACACAAGCCTGCCATCCTGGGTCTCGAGGATGGAACTGTTTTCGTGGGCGAGTCCTTTGGCGCCGAGGGCGAGCGGCATGGTGAACTCGTGTTCAACACGGGCATGACCGGCTACCAGGAGGTGCTGACCGACCCCTCCTATCGCGGCCAGATCGTGACCATGACCTACACCCAGCAGGGCAACTACGGCCTCAACACCGAGGATGACGAGAGCTGGCGGCCGTGGGTCGAGGGCTTCGTGGTACGCGAGGCCTGTCGCTTCCCCAGCAACTTCCGCGCGAAGATCAGCCTGCCCGACTATCTGGCCCGGCACGGCATCCCCGGCATCGCCGGGGTGGACACGCGGCGGCTGACCAAGCACCTGCGCACCCACGGCGCGAAGATGGCCGTGATCTCCACCGTGGACCTCGACCCCGACAGCGTCGTGGAGAAGGCACGCACGGCGCCGCGGCTGGAGGAAGTAGACTTCGTGGTGGACGTGTCGTGCAAGCGGCCCCGGCGCTGGGCCGAGGACGGCTACATAGACGAGGACTTCACACCCGACAAGCTGCCCCCCGATCGTGAGCCCCGGCCCAAGCCGCGAACAGTGGTCCGCGACGGCATGCCGCTGTATGCCCCGCGCATCTTCCGCGTGGTGTGCATGGACTGGGGTATCAAGCAGAACATCCTGCGCCACCTGTACAACCGCGGCTGTGACCTCATCGTCGTGCCGGCCCAGACGACGGCGGAGCAGGTGCTGGAATACCGCCCCGACGGCGTGCTGCTGTCCAACGGGCCCGGCGACCCGGAGTTGCTGGACTATGCCATCAAGACGGCCCAGGGCCTGATCGGCCAGGTGCCGGTATTCGGGGTGTGTCTGGGGCAGCAGATCATCGGCTGGGCAATGGGGGGGCGGACCTATAAGCTCAAGTTCGGTCACCGCGGCGTCAACCACCCGGTCAAGAACCTGCTGACCGGCGAAGTCGAGATCACCACCCAGAACCACGGCTTCTGCGTGGACTTCGATACGCTCCAGGGCTCGGGCATGGAGATGACCCATGTCAACCTCAACGACATGACCTGCGAGGGCCTGCGTCACAAGGAGCTGCCGCTGTTCTGTGTGCAGTACCATCCCGAAGCGGGCCCTGGCCCGCACGACGCCAGCTACCTGTTCGACAACTTCGTGCGCATGATGTCGGGGGAATGGCCGCTCTGA